A region of the Vicinamibacterales bacterium genome:
CCTCGAGGGCGTCCTGCACCGCGGTGATGATGATGTCCGGCTCGACGCCCTTTTCCTTGGCGATGGCGTCGATCTGCTGCAACAGCGGATTCTGCATAAATCAGTTCTCAGCTTTCAGCTCTCGACTCCCAGCGCGTGCTGAGAGCTGAACGCTCAAAGCTCGAAGCCCTAAAACTCCACGTCCAGGTTCGCCCGCTTGATGCGATCGAGCGGCACCCGGTGCGTCTTCTTCCCTTCCGCGAGGATCACTGCGCCGTTCTCGACGCCGGTGATCCGGCCGGCGAACGCGCTCTGGCGCTCGATCGGTTCCACGGTCACGATCTTCGCCAGCCGCCCGGCGAACCGCCGATAGTCCGCCGCGTGCCGGAGCGGGCGGTCCAGCCCCGGCGACGAGACCTCCAGGGTGTAGGCGTCTCCCAACCCCGGCTCGCCGAACTCATCCTCCACGTCGAGCAGCGCGCTCAGATCCTGGCTGACCCGCTGACACTCGGCGATGCCGACGCTTTCCTCGGGCGCCTCGACCCGGCCGGGGTCGGGGCGATCGATCACCACGCGCAGCACCATCCCGATCGGCTCGCGCCGGAGCTGCAGGTCGAAGACCTCGAGCCCGTGCCCCTTCGCCACGCGCTCGGCCGCGTCCCGAAGCCGCGTGATGTCTTCAGCTTTCGGCGTAATTCGCCCCTGAAACACAAAAAGTGGGCAACCGGCCCACTCTCACCCCCAACCCCGCAGCTACCGTCCCTCAGTATAGCAGGATTGGGCCTCGTCGGAATTACCCGGCGGTCGCAACCAAATCGTAGCCCTGCGCTCCGACGACCCGGGCGCGGATGAGCTGCCCCGCGGTGAACGCGGCGGGATCGCAGTCGGTCAGGTAGACGACCGGATCGATGTCCGGCGCCTGCCCCTCCAGCCGCCCCTGCAGCACCAGCTCGTGTTCGGGAGACGGTCCGTCGACCAGCACGCGCACGTCCGTGCCGATCCGCTGCTGCTGCCGCCGCTCGACGATCGCCTGCTGCAGCTTCATGATGCGCTCACGCCGCCTGCGCTTCGCCGCCGCCGGCACGTCGTCGCGCAGGGCGTGAGCGCGCGTGCCCTCTTCGTGCGAGTAGGTGAACACGCCGATGTGGTCGAACTCGGTGTCGCGGACGAACCCTTCGAGCTCGGCCAGCTCGGCGTCCGTTTCGCCGGGGAAACCGACGATGAAGGTGGTACGCAGCGTGACGCCGGGGACGCGTTCACGGATGCGCGCCAGCAG
Encoded here:
- the rimP gene encoding ribosome maturation factor RimP, which codes for MFQGRITPKAEDITRLRDAAERVAKGHGLEVFDLQLRREPIGMVLRVVIDRPDPGRVEAPEESVGIAECQRVSQDLSALLDVEDEFGEPGLGDAYTLEVSSPGLDRPLRHAADYRRFAGRLAKIVTVEPIERQSAFAGRITGVENGAVILAEGKKTHRVPLDRIKRANLDVEF